From Ramlibacter agri, a single genomic window includes:
- a CDS encoding DMT family transporter, with amino-acid sequence MLRGVLAGLLAGALWGLVFVAPRMVAGLPPVDFAAGRFLAYGLVALVVVGFNRRPLPTARQALAAAGLSVLGFTGYYLLLVLAIRDAGTEVPALVIGTIPIWVMLLGKPGHLRWRALVPALVLTAAGLALMMALPADAGARPHFWRGILMATASLAAWTAFALLNSAWLKRHPGVNATDWANWLGLATGAGALLMWAVAGSGVAALRAHPQAGFFLALCLATGFGSAWLATILWNVASQRLPASLSGQLIVSETLFALAYSFAWDGAWPSAAQWAAVAMFTLGIVASIRAHRE; translated from the coding sequence ATGCTGAGAGGTGTGCTCGCCGGCCTGCTGGCCGGCGCCCTGTGGGGTCTCGTCTTCGTCGCCCCGCGCATGGTTGCGGGCTTGCCGCCGGTCGATTTCGCGGCCGGTCGTTTCCTCGCTTATGGCCTCGTGGCCTTGGTGGTGGTCGGCTTCAACCGGCGTCCCTTGCCGACGGCGCGCCAGGCGCTGGCTGCCGCCGGACTGAGCGTGCTGGGCTTCACCGGCTACTACCTGCTGCTGGTGCTGGCCATCCGCGATGCCGGCACCGAGGTGCCGGCGCTGGTGATCGGCACCATCCCGATCTGGGTGATGCTGCTGGGCAAGCCGGGGCATTTGCGCTGGCGGGCGCTGGTGCCTGCTCTCGTGCTGACCGCTGCCGGCCTGGCGCTGATGATGGCGCTGCCGGCGGATGCCGGCGCGCGGCCGCACTTCTGGCGCGGCATCCTGATGGCGACGGCCTCGCTGGCGGCATGGACCGCGTTCGCCTTGCTGAACTCCGCCTGGCTGAAGCGCCATCCCGGGGTGAATGCGACGGACTGGGCCAATTGGCTGGGGCTGGCGACGGGCGCGGGCGCGCTGCTGATGTGGGCGGTGGCGGGTTCGGGTGTGGCCGCGTTGCGCGCGCATCCGCAAGCGGGCTTCTTCCTCGCGCTGTGCCTGGCGACGGGTTTCGGTTCGGCGTGGCTGGCGACCATCCTCTGGAACGTGGCCTCGCAGCGCCTGCCGGCCAGCCTGAGCGGGCAGTTGATCGTCAGCGAGACGCTGTTCGCGCTGGCCTATTCCTTCGCCTGGGACGGCGCCTGGCCCAGTGCGGCGCAATGGGCCGCGGTGGCCATGTTCACGCTGGGCATCGTGGCTTCGATCCGGGCGCACCGCGAATAG
- a CDS encoding peroxidase-related enzyme — MQRYPSPELKDLPEDMRQRILEVQEKSGFVPNVFLALARRPAEWRAFFAYHDALMLKETGSLSKGEREMIVTTTSAANSCLYCVVAHGAILRIYEKKPLVADQVAVNYRKADITPRQRAMLDFAMKVCLRSHEIEEADFQALQPHGFDDEDIWDIAAITAFFGLSNRMASFSNMMPNPEFYLMGRVPREKKAS, encoded by the coding sequence ATGCAACGCTACCCATCGCCCGAACTGAAGGACCTGCCCGAGGACATGCGCCAGCGCATCCTGGAGGTGCAGGAAAAGAGCGGCTTCGTGCCCAACGTCTTCCTGGCGCTGGCGCGCCGGCCGGCCGAGTGGCGGGCCTTCTTCGCCTACCACGACGCGCTGATGCTCAAGGAGACGGGCTCGCTGAGCAAGGGCGAGCGGGAGATGATCGTCACCACCACCAGCGCGGCGAACAGCTGCCTGTACTGCGTGGTGGCGCATGGCGCGATCCTGCGGATCTACGAGAAGAAGCCGCTGGTGGCCGACCAGGTGGCGGTGAACTACCGCAAGGCCGACATCACGCCGCGCCAGCGCGCGATGCTCGATTTCGCGATGAAGGTGTGCCTGCGCTCGCACGAGATCGAGGAGGCCGACTTCCAGGCCCTGCAGCCGCACGGCTTCGACGACGAGGACATCTGGGACATCGCCGCCATCACGGCCTTCTTCGGCCTGTCGAACCGCATGGCGAGCTTCTCGAACATGATGCCGAACCCCGAGTTCTACCTGATGGGCCGCGTGCCGAGGGAGAAGAAGGCTTCCTGA
- a CDS encoding TRAP transporter small permease: MKDKFLRFERFTSGLAMGGACLMLVVASLLGLFQIITRFVLEQPAEWSEILIRLALIWMVFLGIPTAFRQGAMVSVDVLYRMTRGHARRLLDWLVAIAAMVLVLVILWWGWDYAVRGRVQSMAGLESISMFWGYLALPVGALFSILGVIGNLIDPVREELETAQ; the protein is encoded by the coding sequence ATGAAAGACAAGTTCCTGCGCTTCGAGCGCTTCACCAGCGGGCTGGCCATGGGCGGCGCCTGCCTCATGCTGGTGGTGGCCAGCTTGCTCGGCCTGTTCCAGATCATCACCCGCTTCGTGCTGGAGCAGCCGGCCGAATGGAGCGAGATCCTGATCCGCCTGGCGCTGATCTGGATGGTGTTCCTGGGCATTCCCACCGCCTTCCGCCAGGGCGCGATGGTCAGCGTCGACGTTCTGTACCGCATGACCCGCGGCCACGCCCGCCGCCTGCTGGACTGGCTGGTGGCCATCGCCGCGATGGTGCTGGTGCTGGTGATTCTCTGGTGGGGCTGGGATTACGCGGTGCGCGGCCGCGTGCAATCGATGGCCGGGCTGGAGTCGATCTCGATGTTCTGGGGCTACCTGGCCTTGCCGGTGGGCGCGCTTTTCTCGATCCTCGGCGTCATCGGCAACCTCATCGACCCTGTCCGCGAAGAACTGGAGACCGCGCAATGA
- a CDS encoding electron transfer flavoprotein-ubiquinone oxidoreductase, giving the protein MTQEEILAQYGPREAMEYDVVVVGGGPAGLATAIHLKQLAADAGKEVSVVVLEKGSEPGAHILSGAIVDPKALTELIPDWKEKGAPLNVPVTEDIFLFMSETGATRVPNFMLPPNFGNHGNYIASLANLVRWLAQQAEALGVEIFPGFAAAEVLYNEDGSVKGVATGNMGIGKDGEPTENFQLGMELHAKYTVFAEGARGHLGKQIIGRYQLDADRDPQSYSIGIKEVWEIDPSRHQEGLALHSAGWPLDEMTYGGSFMYHMENNQVAIGFVVGLDYSNPYLSPFEEFQRFKTHPNIRWYFEGGAAKRLAYGARALTVGGILSLPKLVFPGGALVGDDAGFLNASRIKGSHAAIKTGMLAAKAAFDALQHGRQHDELTAYPESFERSWLYKELNKARNFKQWFKKGRTVATFMTGIEQFVLRGSIPWTIHREKPDHVYLKPAAECKPIVYPKPDGKLTFDRLSSVFISNTNHAEDQPAHLTLKDASVPVSVNFAKYAGPESRYCPAGVYEFVQEDGKERLQINAQNCVHCKTCDIKDPTQNIVWVTPEGGGGPNYTNM; this is encoded by the coding sequence ATGACCCAAGAAGAAATCCTGGCCCAGTACGGCCCCCGCGAAGCGATGGAGTACGACGTGGTCGTCGTCGGCGGCGGTCCCGCCGGCCTGGCGACGGCCATCCACCTGAAGCAGCTGGCCGCCGACGCGGGCAAGGAAGTCTCGGTCGTCGTGCTGGAAAAGGGCTCCGAGCCCGGCGCCCACATCCTCTCGGGCGCCATCGTCGACCCGAAGGCGCTGACGGAGCTGATCCCGGACTGGAAGGAAAAGGGCGCGCCGCTGAACGTGCCGGTGACCGAGGACATCTTCCTGTTCATGTCCGAGACCGGCGCCACCCGCGTGCCCAACTTCATGCTGCCGCCGAACTTCGGCAACCACGGCAACTACATCGCCAGCCTGGCGAACCTGGTGCGCTGGCTGGCGCAGCAGGCCGAGGCGCTGGGCGTGGAGATCTTCCCCGGCTTCGCGGCCGCCGAAGTGCTGTACAACGAGGACGGCTCCGTCAAGGGCGTGGCCACCGGCAACATGGGCATCGGCAAGGACGGCGAGCCCACCGAGAACTTCCAGCTCGGGATGGAACTGCACGCCAAGTACACCGTGTTCGCCGAAGGCGCGCGCGGCCACCTGGGCAAGCAGATCATCGGCCGCTACCAGCTCGACGCCGACCGCGACCCGCAGAGCTACAGCATCGGCATCAAGGAAGTGTGGGAGATCGACCCGTCCCGCCACCAGGAAGGCCTGGCCCTGCACAGCGCCGGCTGGCCGCTGGACGAGATGACCTACGGCGGCTCGTTCATGTACCACATGGAGAACAACCAGGTCGCGATCGGCTTCGTGGTGGGCCTGGACTATTCCAACCCCTACCTGTCGCCGTTCGAGGAGTTCCAGCGCTTCAAGACGCACCCCAACATCCGCTGGTACTTCGAAGGCGGCGCGGCCAAGCGCCTGGCCTACGGCGCCCGCGCGCTGACGGTGGGCGGCATCCTGTCGCTGCCCAAGCTGGTGTTCCCGGGCGGCGCGCTGGTGGGTGACGACGCCGGCTTTTTGAATGCGTCGCGCATCAAGGGCAGCCACGCCGCCATCAAGACCGGCATGCTGGCCGCCAAGGCCGCTTTCGACGCGCTCCAGCACGGCCGCCAGCACGACGAGCTCACGGCCTACCCGGAGAGCTTCGAGCGCAGCTGGCTGTACAAGGAGCTGAACAAGGCCCGCAACTTCAAGCAGTGGTTCAAGAAGGGCCGCACGGTCGCCACCTTCATGACCGGCATCGAGCAGTTCGTGCTGCGCGGAAGCATCCCGTGGACGATCCACCGCGAGAAGCCGGACCACGTGTACCTGAAGCCGGCCGCGGAATGCAAGCCCATCGTCTACCCGAAGCCGGACGGCAAGCTCACCTTCGACCGCCTGTCCTCGGTGTTCATCTCGAACACCAACCACGCGGAAGACCAGCCCGCGCACCTGACGCTGAAGGACGCGTCGGTGCCGGTGAGCGTGAACTTCGCCAAGTACGCCGGCCCCGAAAGCCGCTACTGCCCCGCGGGCGTGTACGAGTTCGTGCAGGAGGACGGCAAGGAGCGGCTGCAGATCAACGCGCAGAACTGCGTGCACTGCAAGACCTGCGACATCAAGGACCCGACGCAGAACATCGTCTGGGTCACGCCGGAAGGCGGCGGCGGGCCGAATTACACGAACATGTGA
- a CDS encoding acyl-CoA thioesterase, translating to MKLELPERKKLVHSARMPIRWGDMDAMGHVNNTVYFRYLEVARIDWFAAIKCPLNPQGEGALIVNAFCNFHKQLEYPGDIVVKMYASDPGRSSFETWATIEREDDPGVVYASGGATTVWLDFRQQKSSPLPAWLRSLLEDGPAR from the coding sequence ATGAAGCTCGAGCTGCCCGAACGCAAGAAGCTGGTCCACAGCGCGCGGATGCCCATCCGCTGGGGCGACATGGACGCCATGGGCCACGTCAACAATACCGTCTATTTCCGCTACCTGGAGGTGGCGCGCATCGACTGGTTCGCCGCGATCAAGTGCCCGCTGAACCCGCAAGGCGAGGGGGCGCTGATCGTCAATGCCTTCTGTAACTTCCACAAGCAGCTGGAGTATCCCGGCGACATCGTGGTGAAGATGTACGCCAGCGACCCGGGCCGCAGCAGCTTCGAGACCTGGGCCACGATCGAACGCGAGGACGACCCGGGCGTGGTGTACGCGTCGGGCGGAGCGACCACCGTGTGGCTGGACTTCCGGCAGCAGAAATCGTCCCCGCTGCCGGCTTGGCTGCGCAGCCTGCTGGAAGACGGGCCGGCCCGTTAG
- a CDS encoding TRAP transporter substrate-binding protein produces MKFTRLAAALAAGLLACSLASAQTTMKISISTAQNSHQGVAIDTFAKEVEKRTSGRYKIQTFYNGSLGGERESIEAVQLGTQELTFSSTGPVPNFVPETKILDVPFLFRDKAHARAVLDGPIGQEMLTKFDAKGFKALAWAENGFRHMTNSKRDVKLPEDLKGLKMRTMENPVHIAAYKGFGIITTPMAFPEVFTALQQGTVDGQENPLSVIISAKFDQVQKHLTLTGHVYSPCIFLMNKASFDKLSAADKTAFLEAAKVATKANRDRVDEDDAKGVADLRAKGMTVIDNIDKTKFVAALAPVEADFEKQFGKANLDKIRNYK; encoded by the coding sequence ATGAAGTTCACCCGCCTCGCCGCTGCCCTGGCTGCCGGCCTGCTGGCCTGCTCGCTCGCCAGCGCGCAGACCACGATGAAGATCAGCATTTCCACCGCCCAGAACTCGCACCAGGGCGTGGCCATCGACACATTTGCCAAGGAAGTCGAGAAGCGGACCAGCGGCCGCTACAAGATCCAGACCTTCTACAACGGCTCGCTGGGCGGCGAGCGCGAGTCGATCGAAGCCGTGCAGCTGGGCACCCAGGAGCTGACCTTCAGCTCCACCGGCCCGGTGCCGAACTTCGTGCCGGAAACCAAGATCCTGGACGTGCCCTTCCTGTTCCGCGACAAGGCCCACGCCCGCGCGGTGCTGGACGGCCCGATCGGCCAGGAGATGCTGACCAAGTTCGACGCCAAGGGCTTCAAGGCGCTGGCCTGGGCGGAGAACGGCTTCCGCCACATGACCAACAGCAAGCGCGACGTCAAGCTGCCCGAGGACCTGAAGGGCCTGAAGATGCGCACCATGGAGAACCCGGTGCACATCGCGGCCTACAAGGGCTTCGGCATCATCACCACGCCCATGGCCTTCCCCGAAGTCTTCACCGCGCTGCAGCAGGGCACGGTGGACGGCCAGGAGAACCCGCTGTCGGTGATCATCTCCGCCAAGTTCGACCAGGTGCAGAAGCACCTGACCTTGACCGGGCACGTCTACTCGCCCTGCATCTTCCTGATGAACAAGGCGTCCTTCGACAAGCTGTCGGCGGCCGACAAGACCGCCTTCCTGGAAGCCGCCAAGGTGGCGACCAAGGCCAACCGCGACCGCGTCGACGAGGACGACGCCAAGGGCGTGGCCGACCTGCGCGCCAAGGGCATGACGGTCATCGACAACATCGACAAGACCAAGTTCGTGGCCGCGCTCGCGCCGGTGGAAGCCGACTTCGAGAAGCAGTTCGGCAAGGCGAACCTGGACAAGATCCGGAACTACAAGTAA
- a CDS encoding SDR family oxidoreductase translates to MAYSIDLSGRVAFVTGASSGLGAQFARVLARSGAAVVLAARRIEKLKDLRAQIEGEGGDAHVVGLDVTDIGSIRAAVAHAETEVGSIDILVNNSGVSTTQRIQDVTEDDWDYIFDTNAKGAFFVAQEVGKRMLARARGAAPGSYTGGRIINIASMAGLKVLPQIGAYAISKAAVVQMTRAFALEWGRFGINVNALCPGYIDTEINHHHWDSEQGQKLVQMLPRKRVGKPEDLDALMVLLASDQSHFVNGAVIAADDGFAL, encoded by the coding sequence GTGGCTTATTCGATCGACTTGTCGGGCCGTGTCGCCTTCGTTACCGGCGCCAGCAGCGGGCTGGGCGCCCAGTTCGCGCGGGTGCTTGCCCGCTCCGGTGCGGCGGTGGTGCTGGCCGCGCGCCGCATCGAGAAACTGAAGGACCTGCGGGCCCAGATCGAAGGCGAGGGCGGCGATGCCCACGTCGTCGGCCTGGACGTCACCGACATCGGGAGCATCCGCGCCGCCGTGGCGCACGCCGAGACCGAAGTCGGCTCCATCGACATCCTGGTCAACAACTCGGGCGTCAGCACCACCCAGCGCATCCAGGACGTCACCGAGGACGACTGGGACTACATCTTCGACACCAACGCCAAGGGCGCCTTCTTCGTCGCGCAGGAAGTGGGCAAGCGCATGCTGGCCCGCGCGCGCGGCGCGGCGCCGGGCAGCTACACCGGCGGACGCATCATCAACATCGCTTCGATGGCGGGGCTGAAGGTGCTGCCGCAGATCGGCGCCTATGCGATCAGCAAGGCGGCGGTGGTGCAGATGACGCGGGCCTTCGCGCTGGAGTGGGGCCGCTTCGGCATCAACGTCAATGCCCTTTGCCCGGGGTACATCGATACCGAGATCAACCACCACCACTGGGACTCCGAACAGGGCCAGAAACTGGTGCAGATGCTGCCGCGCAAGCGGGTGGGCAAGCCGGAGGACCTGGACGCGCTGATGGTGCTGCTGGCGTCCGACCAGAGCCACTTCGTCAACGGTGCGGTGATCGCGGCCGACGACGGCTTCGCGCTCTAG